The following are encoded together in the Clostridiales bacterium genome:
- the spo0A gene encoding sporulation transcription factor Spo0A, translating to MQQGKIKILLVEDDNNFRSMVENYLNEQDDIEVVGSVEDGIKACTSIPNTNPDIVITDIIMPHLDGIGILERIQHEHLLKKPAFIILSEVTSESVIRKAMSLGAQYYITKPFDMKTLVKRIKDIYMNAPLSDTKLPRQTYLKTMQEKLNLQEKVTHIMHDLGVPAHIKGYHYIQDAILMVIDDLDMINSITKLLYPSIAKKYKTTSSRVERAIRHAIEVAWGRGQIEVIDEIFGYTISNGKGKPTNSEFIAMIADKLRLSEAIAL from the coding sequence TTGCAACAAGGGAAAATAAAAATCCTTTTAGTCGAGGATGACAACAATTTCAGAAGCATGGTAGAAAATTATTTAAACGAGCAAGATGATATAGAGGTCGTAGGCAGTGTAGAAGATGGAATAAAAGCATGTACTAGCATACCTAACACCAATCCCGACATTGTGATAACAGACATAATCATGCCTCATTTAGATGGTATAGGCATACTAGAGAGGATACAGCACGAACATCTTCTAAAAAAACCAGCCTTCATCATCCTATCCGAGGTTACTAGCGAAAGTGTTATAAGAAAAGCAATGAGCTTAGGTGCACAATACTATATCACCAAACCATTCGATATGAAAACTTTGGTTAAAAGGATAAAAGATATCTATATGAACGCTCCACTATCAGACACCAAACTCCCACGTCAAACGTATCTAAAGACTATGCAAGAAAAACTCAATTTGCAAGAAAAAGTAACTCACATAATGCATGATTTAGGGGTTCCTGCACACATAAAGGGATATCACTACATACAAGACGCAATACTTATGGTAATAGATGATTTAGATATGATCAACTCCATCACAAAATTACTTTATCCTTCTATTGCCAAAAAATACAAAACTACATCCAGCAGGGTAGAACGAGCAATTCGTCATGCAATAGAGGTCGCGTGGGGACGTGGACAAATTGAAGTAATCGATGAAATATTTGGCTACACAATAAGTAATGGCAAAGGAAAACCTACCAATTCTGAATTTATTGCCATGATAGCAGACAAACTTAGATTGTCGGAAGCTATTGCACTGTAA
- a CDS encoding trypsin-like peptidase domain-containing protein, with translation MFLENKLLLKNITLSVLVTLFLGIYLWHMVPNHTSSNTVTKLNYSTPNVPVQQNSFSIPTVVSNSINGVVGISALKINNDILFGNSSSWGIGSGVIVSTNGYILTNQHVTNNDSEKLVVTFSDGSEKEGTRVWSDEMLDLAIIKVPSSNLEVLPLGNSDTLTVGEIAIAIGNPLGLQFQRTVTSGIISALNRTLRVDTSDGENYMEDLIQTDASINPGNSGGPLLNSQGEVIGINTVKIDTAEGIGFAIPINIATPIINHFIEDNKFVEPYLGVFAYDRALIPYVMQDLTLQNGIIVVDVDENGPAYKSGIKQNSIIISIDDKVINTMLDLRSYLYSKKPGDVVLVKYYSDNELKSSSVKLTKKS, from the coding sequence ATGTTTCTAGAAAATAAACTACTTTTGAAAAACATCACACTTTCTGTTCTTGTAACTCTATTCTTAGGGATATATCTTTGGCATATGGTCCCAAATCACACATCCTCAAATACAGTGACAAAACTTAATTACAGTACTCCAAATGTTCCAGTTCAACAAAATTCTTTTTCTATACCTACTGTTGTATCCAATAGCATAAACGGTGTTGTTGGAATATCTGCACTAAAAATAAACAATGATATACTGTTTGGCAATTCTTCAAGCTGGGGTATAGGATCTGGTGTTATTGTAAGTACCAATGGTTATATATTAACAAATCAACATGTAACAAACAATGATTCCGAAAAACTTGTCGTAACCTTTTCGGACGGATCTGAAAAAGAAGGAACTCGCGTATGGTCCGATGAGATGCTAGATTTAGCTATAATAAAAGTTCCTTCCTCTAATTTAGAGGTACTACCGCTAGGTAATTCTGATACACTCACTGTAGGTGAAATTGCAATAGCTATTGGAAATCCTTTGGGCCTCCAGTTCCAACGTACTGTAACATCAGGCATAATCAGTGCATTAAATAGAACTCTTCGTGTAGATACCAGCGATGGTGAAAATTATATGGAAGATCTTATTCAAACTGACGCCAGTATAAATCCTGGTAACAGTGGTGGCCCCCTTCTAAATTCGCAAGGTGAAGTAATTGGTATAAATACAGTGAAAATAGACACCGCGGAAGGAATTGGATTTGCTATTCCTATCAATATTGCAACACCTATTATCAATCACTTCATAGAAGATAATAAATTTGTTGAACCTTACCTTGGTGTATTTGCATATGATAGGGCATTAATTCCCTATGTGATGCAAGATTTAACTCTACAAAATGGAATTATTGTTGTAGATGTCGATGAAAATGGTCCCGCATACAAAAGTGGTATCAAACAAAATTCTATAATCATAAGTATAGATGATAAGGTAATAAATACCATGCTCGACCTTAGAAGCTATCTTTATAGCAAAAAACCTGGAGATGTTGTTTTAGTAAAATATTACTCTGACAATGAGTTAAAATCCTCCTCTGTCAAGCTTACAAAAAAATCTTAA
- a CDS encoding 4'-phosphopantetheinyl transferase superfamily protein: MNIYICSEYKDRDRDRDNILRYILKKNFPGTKPCIKKNKRGKPYVSNIRGCYFSISHTRNILVIAVDKLPIGVDIEKIRDVNFKIVNRFFSKEDIKKFETVEQKERKDYFFKMWTQKESYVKCIGTGFSGMPFSKFTINEDTLVCDKQCKYHFCTYNVDGGYKMSVCYSSDTDMNLQYLDTSIIV, translated from the coding sequence ATGAATATATACATATGTAGTGAATATAAAGATAGAGATAGAGATAGAGATAATATACTAAGATATATCTTGAAAAAAAACTTTCCAGGTACTAAACCGTGTATAAAGAAAAATAAACGAGGAAAGCCTTATGTATCAAATATAAGAGGGTGTTACTTTAGTATTTCTCATACAAGAAATATTTTAGTTATAGCAGTGGATAAATTGCCTATAGGGGTAGACATAGAAAAGATACGAGATGTTAATTTTAAAATAGTGAATCGTTTTTTTTCAAAGGAAGATATAAAAAAATTTGAAACTGTGGAACAAAAGGAGAGAAAGGATTATTTTTTTAAAATGTGGACACAAAAAGAAAGTTACGTAAAGTGTATAGGAACAGGGTTTAGTGGTATGCCGTTTAGTAAATTTACTATAAATGAAGATACGCTAGTTTGTGATAAACAATGTAAGTATCATTTTTGTACATATAATGTTGATGGTGGATATAAAATGTCGGTGTGCTATAGTAGCGACACCGACATGAATCTACAATATTTAGATACATCTATCATTGTTTAA
- a CDS encoding ankyrin repeat domain-containing protein, whose translation MNKISRLITITKKGDVEGVIGLLSSEKEYLDSVDEYGNTALHWACFINSYPIASLLIMSGAPVNIKNNFGYTPLKNACANASLPLVKLLLNNGAKVDIDPSLAWAAECGALDIVKLLVERGAPVNAILKHGVPSLLLSCENERLDVAEYLLLHGAEVDSKNKNGFTSLFYACCLSSTDMARLLLKHNATINLTSSLGFTPFFRACMSGNVELIHLLMEHGADVDMASKKVLTPLFMAYQQKNINVAALLIENFANLFVLPRNKDDIFIQKLLETKNPRVGIRISLYIGNQYALDTFLDKLQGVYSSKNLNSSSILKFITTLKNSREFVALNRKITNLENRLTLDRSSTISLIECRHMLNAINNFSHFLSYKTLNPVGKKRRLNNDRCI comes from the coding sequence GTGAATAAAATTTCTAGGCTTATTACTATCACCAAAAAAGGAGATGTAGAAGGCGTTATTGGATTACTATCCTCAGAAAAGGAGTATTTAGATAGCGTAGACGAGTATGGCAATACTGCCCTACACTGGGCTTGCTTTATTAACTCGTATCCTATTGCATCGCTTTTAATAATGTCTGGTGCTCCGGTAAACATAAAAAATAACTTCGGTTACACTCCTCTTAAAAATGCATGTGCCAACGCGTCTTTGCCTTTGGTAAAACTTTTATTAAACAATGGTGCTAAAGTGGACATCGATCCCTCTTTAGCATGGGCAGCTGAATGTGGTGCCCTAGATATCGTCAAACTACTCGTTGAACGCGGTGCACCTGTTAATGCTATACTGAAACATGGTGTACCTTCATTACTTTTATCTTGCGAAAATGAAAGATTGGATGTAGCTGAATACTTACTTTTGCATGGTGCGGAAGTTGATTCTAAAAATAAAAATGGTTTTACTTCTTTATTTTATGCATGTTGCCTTTCATCTACTGATATGGCTAGGTTATTACTTAAACACAATGCAACTATTAATTTAACTTCTTCGCTAGGTTTTACTCCTTTTTTCAGGGCTTGTATGTCTGGCAATGTAGAGTTAATACATTTATTGATGGAACACGGTGCAGACGTTGATATGGCATCCAAAAAAGTACTAACGCCATTATTTATGGCATATCAACAAAAAAATATAAACGTTGCTGCACTTTTAATTGAAAATTTTGCAAATCTTTTTGTTTTACCCCGTAATAAAGATGATATATTTATTCAAAAGTTACTTGAGACTAAAAATCCAAGAGTTGGCATACGTATATCTTTATACATAGGTAATCAATATGCCTTGGATACGTTTTTAGATAAACTTCAAGGAGTTTATTCTTCAAAAAATTTAAATTCTTCAAGTATTCTTAAATTTATTACCACATTAAAAAACTCAAGGGAATTTGTGGCACTTAACAGAAAAATCACAAATTTAGAGAATCGTTTAACACTCGATAGATCAAGCACAATATCGCTAATTGAATGTCGTCACATGCTTAACGCCATCAACAACTTTTCTCACTTCTTATCTTACAAAACACTTAACCCCGTTGGTAAAAAACGGCGTTTAAACAATGATAGATGTATCTAA